In the genome of Paenibacillus sp. FSL R5-0766, one region contains:
- a CDS encoding outer spore coat protein CotE: MSLSHKHQCREIITKAICGKGRKFSTVTHTVTPPNGPTSILGAWIINHQYEAVSAGDGIEVIGTYDINIWYSYDKNSQTDVAKETVSYVEHVPLSYLDPKHRTSTVEVSADATQEPSCVEATVSAGGSSVIIRVEREFAVELVAETKVCVKVCTDGCGDYEDKDYDFGSADGDYDDLDPDLLDDEL; encoded by the coding sequence ATGTCATTGAGTCATAAACATCAATGTAGAGAGATTATCACGAAGGCGATCTGCGGCAAAGGTCGTAAGTTCTCTACCGTAACACATACCGTGACTCCGCCAAATGGTCCGACAAGTATTTTGGGGGCTTGGATTATCAACCACCAATATGAAGCCGTATCAGCGGGTGACGGAATTGAAGTTATTGGTACTTACGATATCAACATTTGGTATTCCTATGACAAGAATTCGCAGACGGATGTAGCCAAAGAAACGGTGTCGTATGTAGAACATGTGCCTTTGTCCTATCTGGACCCGAAACACCGGACTTCCACAGTGGAGGTATCTGCGGATGCAACGCAGGAACCTAGCTGTGTGGAAGCCACAGTATCAGCAGGTGGAAGCAGTGTAATTATCCGGGTAGAACGGGAATTCGCTGTGGAACTCGTTGCCGAGACTAAAGTTTGTGTGAAGGTCTGCACAGATGGTTGCGGTGATTACGAAGACAAGGACTATGACTTTGGCAGTGCCGATGGAGATTATGACGATCTCGATCCCGATCTGCTCGACGATGAGCTGTGA
- a CDS encoding aromatic acid exporter family protein, whose product MGFRVIKTAIAALMAVLIADWCRLPGPTSAGLLAILGVDVTRKRSIRTISARFFASVVGLLFASVLFHFLGFHYWVLAVYILIAFPAIVRVGFKEGIVTGSVVVFRVFGGGEMDVHVVLVQIALLLIGLGSAMAVNLAYMPAADPQMLRIRKRIDELFSKIFKEFAATLRNPNEAWAGRELIEADKAILGGIDAAKRSLENQVIHPNEEWSVYFYMRKTQLDSIQHMMHLVSQIYQKMPHAEMVSELFDQLSQDVLTESYTGRTEKLLADVQEEFKRMELPDTREEFEIRSAILQLCRELALYLKVAKKDKAPSPISDRSQSTNE is encoded by the coding sequence ATGGGTTTTAGGGTAATTAAAACTGCAATCGCCGCATTAATGGCTGTATTGATTGCAGACTGGTGTCGCTTGCCGGGACCAACATCAGCGGGATTGCTTGCCATTCTTGGCGTGGATGTAACGAGAAAACGAAGTATTCGCACCATATCGGCGCGGTTCTTTGCTTCCGTAGTTGGACTTTTATTTGCAAGTGTACTTTTTCACTTTCTAGGCTTCCATTATTGGGTGCTGGCGGTATACATATTGATCGCATTCCCGGCTATTGTCCGGGTAGGCTTCAAAGAAGGTATTGTTACAGGTTCTGTTGTGGTGTTTCGGGTGTTCGGCGGCGGGGAGATGGACGTGCATGTCGTCCTCGTACAAATTGCTTTGCTGTTAATTGGTCTTGGTTCCGCAATGGCGGTTAACCTGGCCTATATGCCGGCAGCAGATCCACAGATGCTGCGCATTCGCAAACGAATCGATGAACTCTTCTCGAAGATTTTCAAGGAATTTGCGGCCACGCTGCGTAATCCCAATGAAGCATGGGCAGGGAGAGAGCTGATTGAAGCAGATAAAGCGATTCTGGGCGGTATTGATGCTGCCAAACGTTCTCTGGAGAATCAGGTGATTCATCCGAATGAGGAATGGAGTGTCTACTTCTATATGCGCAAAACGCAGTTGGACTCCATCCAGCACATGATGCATCTGGTGTCCCAGATCTATCAGAAGATGCCACATGCGGAAATGGTCTCGGAGCTGTTCGATCAGCTTAGTCAGGATGTACTTACTGAATCCTACACCGGACGAACTGAAAAACTTCTTGCAGATGTGCAAGAAGAATTCAAACGTATGGAGCTGCCGGATACAAGGGAAGAATTCGAGATTCGTTCCGCAATTCTCCAGCTGTGCCGTGAACTCGCGCTGTATCTGAAAGTCGCGAAGAAGGACAAAGCACCGTCCCCAATCTCGGACCGGTCCCAATCTACAAACGAATAA
- a CDS encoding ABC transporter permease: MNPKQEKRDEWMGQLHRNHIQQVARWRHQVLAVQLSILVCMFLLWEVAGRLRWIDVLLFSYPSKVFAQIGKDIASGELWAHVGVTVGETAVGFLLGTLVGTLLAVLIWWSPFLSKVLDPYMVVFNSMPKVALGPIFIVMFGAGFTAIVMTTLSITVIITTLVVYNSFNEVDPNYIKVIRTFGGERSEIFTKVVLPASFPAIVSTLKVNVGMAWVGVIVGEFLVAKQGLGYLIIYGFQVFNFTLVFSSLLIIAAVATAMYQLVVYAERKMLAGRR, translated from the coding sequence ATGAATCCGAAGCAGGAAAAGCGTGACGAATGGATGGGGCAGCTGCATCGGAATCATATTCAGCAGGTGGCCAGATGGCGACATCAAGTGCTTGCCGTACAATTATCTATCTTAGTATGTATGTTTTTGCTATGGGAAGTGGCAGGCAGACTCCGTTGGATTGATGTACTGTTATTCAGTTATCCGAGTAAAGTTTTTGCCCAGATTGGCAAGGACATCGCTAGTGGCGAGTTGTGGGCACATGTTGGGGTAACCGTAGGGGAAACGGCAGTTGGTTTTTTACTGGGAACACTGGTGGGAACCTTGCTTGCGGTTTTAATTTGGTGGTCTCCTTTTTTGTCCAAAGTGCTTGACCCCTATATGGTTGTGTTCAACAGTATGCCAAAGGTAGCACTTGGCCCGATCTTTATTGTGATGTTCGGCGCGGGTTTTACAGCGATTGTTATGACCACATTGTCCATCACGGTAATTATCACCACACTGGTGGTGTATAACAGCTTCAATGAAGTGGATCCCAATTATATTAAAGTGATTCGTACGTTTGGTGGAGAACGTTCCGAGATTTTTACCAAAGTTGTATTGCCAGCTTCTTTTCCGGCGATTGTATCTACTTTGAAAGTGAACGTAGGCATGGCCTGGGTGGGTGTAATTGTGGGTGAGTTTCTGGTCGCTAAACAAGGGCTCGGTTATCTCATCATCTACGGATTCCAGGTATTCAACTTCACGCTTGTATTTTCAAGTCTGTTAATTATTGCAGCAGTTGCAACAGCCATGTATCAACTTGTTGTCTATGCAGAACGTAAAATGCTGGCTGGCCGCAGGTGA
- a CDS encoding ABC transporter ATP-binding protein, whose protein sequence is MPESESVIRLEGISQVYVSEREASLVIEDLSLEIQKGEFVSLVGPSGCGKTTLLSIIAGLLTPTRGEVKVKGKLVGGPSAQIGYMLQQDYLFPWRTILDNALIGLELTGRLDERSRERVRELLVSMGLAGTENQYPSELSGGMRQRVALVRTLATDPGILLLDEPFSALDYQTKLQLEDLVSDTLKQFGKTSVLVTHDLSEAIAVSDRVIVLDRNPGRIRREFIIPDGIRKAQPFHAREQEGFNALFQALWSELDQPGGGEEDA, encoded by the coding sequence ATGCCTGAATCCGAAAGTGTGATCCGACTGGAGGGGATCTCTCAAGTATACGTCAGCGAGCGGGAAGCTTCCTTGGTGATTGAGGACTTGAGTCTGGAGATCCAAAAAGGAGAGTTCGTCAGTCTGGTTGGACCGAGTGGATGCGGTAAAACGACATTGTTGTCGATCATCGCCGGGCTGCTCACACCCACCCGAGGAGAGGTTAAGGTTAAAGGCAAACTTGTTGGCGGCCCCTCAGCACAGATTGGTTATATGCTTCAACAGGACTATCTGTTCCCATGGCGGACCATTCTGGATAATGCATTGATTGGTCTTGAACTGACAGGCAGACTGGATGAACGGAGCCGTGAGCGTGTACGGGAACTGCTGGTAAGTATGGGGTTGGCCGGAACGGAGAATCAGTACCCTTCAGAGCTTTCAGGAGGCATGAGACAGCGAGTAGCCCTGGTGCGCACGCTGGCAACCGACCCAGGGATTTTATTGTTGGATGAACCATTCTCAGCACTTGATTATCAAACCAAGCTGCAACTGGAGGATTTGGTCTCGGACACGTTAAAACAGTTTGGCAAAACATCTGTTCTCGTCACCCATGATTTGTCTGAAGCCATTGCGGTCAGTGACCGCGTCATTGTACTGGATCGCAATCCCGGTCGCATCCGTCGTGAGTTTATTATCCCCGATGGAATTCGGAAGGCTCAGCCGTTTCATGCCAGGGAGCAAGAAGGATTCAATGCGTTGTTTCAGGCGTTATGGAGTGAACTGGATCAGCCCGGGGGAGGTGAGGAAGACGCGTGA
- a CDS encoding ABC transporter substrate-binding protein, protein MKYTPWFVRGIVILLIIIVALTSCNKEENEAKITIGEVTRSVFYAPEYVAVAQGFFEEQGLEVDIQTTAGGDKTMAALLAGSVDIALVGAETSIYVYQQGAEDPVINFAQLTQTDGTFLFARNTEGSFDWEQLRDSTFLGQRKGGMPQMAGEFALNKHGIDPQSDLELIQNVDFANIASAFASGTGDYVQLFEPQASIFEQEGRGKVVASFGTEGGLLPYTVFMTKQSYLNDNKDIVQKFTNGLHKAQAWVDSHTAEEIAEVISPFFKDIDPAILVSSVKRYKEQGSYATDPIIDEEEWNNLLDVMSAAGELKERVDLNAIVDNAYAEEATKSK, encoded by the coding sequence ATGAAATACACGCCATGGTTCGTCCGGGGCATCGTTATTCTGCTGATTATCATTGTGGCGCTCACCAGCTGTAATAAGGAAGAGAATGAAGCCAAGATTACGATTGGCGAAGTGACTCGTTCGGTATTTTACGCACCGGAGTATGTGGCTGTGGCTCAAGGTTTTTTTGAAGAGCAGGGACTTGAGGTGGATATTCAAACGACTGCTGGTGGTGACAAAACGATGGCGGCATTACTCGCAGGTTCGGTGGATATCGCACTGGTAGGGGCGGAGACGTCCATATATGTCTATCAGCAGGGAGCGGAAGATCCGGTCATTAACTTTGCCCAGCTCACCCAGACGGATGGTACATTTCTGTTCGCTCGTAACACAGAAGGTAGCTTCGATTGGGAGCAACTGAGGGATTCCACATTTCTCGGTCAACGCAAAGGCGGCATGCCGCAAATGGCAGGGGAGTTCGCACTGAACAAACATGGCATTGATCCTCAAAGTGATCTGGAGCTGATTCAAAATGTGGACTTTGCCAACATTGCGTCCGCTTTCGCCTCAGGCACGGGAGATTATGTTCAACTGTTTGAACCCCAGGCATCCATCTTTGAACAAGAAGGTCGGGGTAAGGTTGTTGCATCGTTCGGCACAGAAGGTGGTCTTCTGCCTTACACCGTCTTCATGACGAAACAGAGTTATCTTAACGACAATAAGGATATCGTACAGAAGTTTACAAACGGTCTGCACAAAGCGCAGGCATGGGTGGATTCCCATACGGCTGAAGAGATTGCTGAAGTCATTTCTCCTTTTTTCAAAGACATCGATCCAGCCATTTTGGTAAGCAGTGTGAAACGTTATAAGGAACAGGGCAGCTATGCAACGGATCCGATCATTGATGAGGAAGAGTGGAACAATCTGCTTGATGTCATGAGTGCCGCCGGAGAGTTGAAAGAACGTGTGGATTTGAATGCCATTGTGGATAATGCCTATGCGGAAGAAGCTACGAAATCAAAGTAA
- a CDS encoding carboxypeptidase M32 has translation MDKQTQEHLESFRNLARKIKSYHEAIGLLHWDLRTGAPKKGVPTRSETLGMLSTEAFKLQTSADMKTYLDALTTPAVLEQLEDIDRRLVEDCKKEYDRSQSVPPEKVQAYTVLTAKSETAWEDAKHNSDFAGFSPYLTDIVKLKQEFIDYWGVKDTRYDTLLDMYEPDLTVEKVDAVFARLKARLVPLQEKINASENKPNTEFLNQLFDTEQQEKFSLFILEQMGYDFEAGRLDESVHPFATGLNPGDVRITTHYLQDDVASAVFSSLHEGGHALYEQNIDDSLAGTLLAEGTSMGIHESQSRLWENMIGRSLPFWTRYYKDLQQHFPQLSEVELEDFYRAINRVESSLIRIEADELTYNLHIIIRYEIEKMLFNDGLEVKDLPETWNAKYKEYLGIMPTNDGDGVLQDVHWSGGDFGYFASYSLGNMYAAQILHTLRKEMPEFDTLIAEGNLIPIKEWLTDKIYRYGRSRTPSELIVAVTGEELNPDYLADYLEAKYAEIYKL, from the coding sequence ATGGATAAACAAACACAGGAACATTTGGAATCCTTCCGTAATCTGGCTCGTAAAATTAAGAGCTATCATGAAGCCATTGGTTTGCTTCACTGGGATCTGCGCACAGGTGCGCCGAAAAAAGGCGTTCCGACTCGTTCGGAGACGCTGGGCATGTTGTCCACCGAAGCATTCAAGTTGCAAACCTCGGCTGACATGAAGACTTACCTGGATGCATTAACGACTCCAGCGGTATTGGAACAGCTCGAAGATATAGATCGTCGTTTGGTTGAAGATTGCAAGAAAGAATATGATCGCAGTCAATCCGTACCACCGGAAAAAGTACAAGCATATACCGTGCTCACGGCTAAGTCTGAAACCGCATGGGAAGATGCCAAGCATAACAGTGATTTTGCAGGGTTCTCGCCTTATCTGACAGATATCGTCAAGCTCAAACAGGAGTTTATTGATTATTGGGGTGTGAAGGATACACGTTATGATACGCTGCTTGATATGTATGAACCAGATCTGACGGTTGAGAAAGTGGATGCTGTATTTGCCCGCCTCAAAGCACGTTTGGTGCCTCTGCAAGAGAAGATTAATGCTTCAGAAAACAAGCCAAATACAGAGTTCCTGAACCAGTTGTTTGACACCGAACAGCAGGAAAAATTCAGTCTGTTCATCTTGGAACAAATGGGCTATGACTTTGAAGCTGGACGATTGGACGAGAGTGTTCATCCTTTTGCAACGGGTCTTAACCCGGGTGATGTGCGGATCACAACACATTATCTGCAAGATGATGTAGCAAGCGCAGTCTTCAGTTCCCTGCATGAGGGCGGACATGCCCTGTACGAGCAAAATATTGATGACAGTCTGGCGGGTACTCTTCTTGCCGAAGGAACGTCCATGGGGATTCATGAGTCCCAGTCCCGTCTTTGGGAAAACATGATTGGGCGCAGTCTGCCATTCTGGACACGTTATTACAAAGATTTGCAGCAGCATTTCCCGCAACTGAGCGAGGTTGAACTGGAAGATTTCTATCGTGCAATCAACCGGGTGGAGAGTTCACTTATTCGGATTGAAGCGGATGAACTGACCTATAACCTGCATATTATTATCCGGTATGAGATCGAGAAAATGTTATTCAACGATGGTCTGGAAGTGAAGGACCTGCCGGAGACCTGGAATGCAAAATACAAGGAATACCTCGGTATTATGCCAACGAATGATGGAGACGGCGTTCTTCAGGATGTTCACTGGTCCGGTGGTGACTTTGGTTACTTTGCTTCGTATTCTCTGGGTAATATGTATGCAGCTCAAATTCTACATACATTGCGCAAGGAAATGCCGGAATTTGATACCCTCATTGCCGAAGGTAATCTGATTCCAATTAAGGAATGGCTTACAGACAAGATCTACCGGTATGGTAGAAGTCGCACACCTTCCGAATTGATTGTTGCCGTAACGGGTGAAGAATTGAACCCGGATTATCTGGCCGATTATCTGGAAGCCAAATACGCCGAGATTTACAAGCTGTAG
- a CDS encoding carbonic anhydrase: MNNIQEILTYNKSFVETKEYEKYTAGKFPTKKMVIITCMDTRLVELLPKAMNLKNGDVKIIKNAGAIISQPFGSVMRSVLVAIYELGADEVLVVGHTECGMASLHAETMIGHMVERGVSEEVMTTLENSGIRLQKWLRGFDSVEEGVKHTVEVIKKHPLLPPNVPVHGMVIDSATGELDLVAEGYGQQASL; encoded by the coding sequence ATGAACAACATTCAAGAGATTTTGACTTACAACAAATCATTTGTCGAGACCAAAGAATACGAAAAGTATACGGCTGGCAAGTTTCCAACCAAAAAGATGGTTATCATCACTTGTATGGATACACGTCTGGTGGAATTGCTGCCCAAGGCTATGAACTTGAAAAACGGCGATGTGAAAATCATCAAAAACGCAGGCGCAATTATCTCTCAGCCTTTCGGGAGTGTAATGCGTAGTGTACTTGTCGCCATCTATGAACTGGGTGCAGATGAAGTCCTGGTAGTGGGACATACGGAATGTGGTATGGCTTCCCTTCACGCTGAGACCATGATTGGACATATGGTAGAGCGTGGTGTATCGGAAGAAGTCATGACTACTCTGGAGAATTCGGGCATCCGTTTGCAAAAATGGTTGCGTGGGTTTGACAGCGTTGAAGAAGGGGTAAAACATACTGTGGAAGTGATCAAAAAGCATCCATTACTTCCTCCCAATGTACCCGTCCACGGCATGGTTATCGATTCTGCTACAGGTGAACTCGATCTTGTCGCTGAGGGGTATGGACAACAGGCATCTCTCTAA
- a CDS encoding PadR family transcriptional regulator, translated as MNILSYGLLGLLTREESSGYDLMLKIQPHWQAKHSQIYPLLSKMENDELLASRWVQQSDKPDKKMYAVTEKGIEKLLEWMITPVTAPVTRDEFNLRILCVGIAEDGSMRRILNERKSWFMERIRYFEDLKSRIPQDNLRVGNRDFGSYILVQKGLMHAQTGLEWCHWVTQLLDGQAAIQDPSPSVSEI; from the coding sequence ATGAACATACTTTCCTACGGATTGCTCGGGCTGCTTACCCGCGAGGAGTCATCGGGCTACGATCTGATGCTGAAAATCCAGCCTCATTGGCAGGCGAAACACAGCCAGATCTACCCACTCCTGTCCAAGATGGAAAACGATGAGTTATTGGCCTCCCGCTGGGTACAACAGTCTGACAAACCGGACAAGAAAATGTACGCAGTAACGGAAAAAGGCATTGAAAAGCTCTTGGAATGGATGATTACTCCTGTTACCGCACCGGTTACACGCGATGAATTTAATTTGCGTATTTTGTGTGTTGGCATAGCGGAAGACGGAAGCATGAGACGCATTCTTAACGAGCGTAAAAGCTGGTTTATGGAACGCATACGTTATTTCGAGGATCTGAAGTCACGTATACCTCAGGATAATCTTCGTGTAGGCAACCGAGATTTTGGAAGCTACATCCTGGTACAAAAAGGGTTGATGCACGCACAAACAGGCCTGGAATGGTGTCATTGGGTTACCCAATTGCTTGATGGCCAAGCTGCAATTCAAGACCCAAGTCCAAGCGTTTCAGAAATTTAA
- a CDS encoding YxcD family protein, with protein MVLSMDEIVNAICIHMAERKGVRPTDVNVELSWEEDTGYSAEVWIQGRSQYLVESNMIEAILRYLHSEYNIRAYRENVRLDLDEEITAIVNQ; from the coding sequence ATGGTTCTGAGCATGGATGAAATTGTGAATGCAATCTGTATTCATATGGCAGAACGTAAGGGTGTACGTCCAACCGATGTGAACGTAGAACTGAGCTGGGAAGAAGATACAGGTTATTCCGCTGAAGTTTGGATTCAAGGCCGTAGTCAATATCTGGTGGAGTCCAATATGATTGAAGCGATTCTTCGTTACCTGCACAGTGAATACAACATCCGGGCGTACCGTGAGAACGTACGACTTGATCTGGATGAAGAGATCACAGCGATCGTTAATCAATAA
- the tyrS gene encoding tyrosine--tRNA ligase has translation MNIIDELQWRDAINQQTDAEGLRELTETKSISLYCGVDPTGDSMHIGHLIPFMMLKRFQLAGHRPVILIGGATGTIGDPSGRQAERSLQTMEQVQENVDALTAQMKKLFVTDGDNQVRMVNNYDWTHKINVIEFLRDYGKNFNLNTMLAKDVVASRLEGGISFTEFSYQILQSLDYLHLFQNEDVQLQIGGSDQWGNITSGLDLIRKKEGSEAKAYGLTIPLMLKSDGTKFGKTAGGAIWLDPNKTTPFEFYQFWANTDDRDVIKYLKYFTFLSKEEIEALAEKVETEPHRREAQKALAEEMTKFVHGEEMLEQAKRITAALFSGDIRSLTADEIEQGFKEMPTFETDGEAKNIVDWLVDLGLEPSKRQAREDVTKGAISMNGEKITELEFTVSAEHAIGGKFIIIRKGKKNYSLVKLQS, from the coding sequence ATGAATATTATTGATGAACTACAGTGGCGTGACGCCATTAACCAGCAGACAGATGCAGAGGGACTGCGTGAATTGACTGAAACCAAATCAATCTCACTGTACTGCGGCGTTGACCCTACGGGGGATAGCATGCATATCGGACATCTCATTCCATTCATGATGCTGAAACGTTTTCAACTGGCAGGACACCGTCCGGTTATTTTGATTGGTGGAGCTACAGGTACGATTGGTGATCCAAGTGGTCGGCAGGCAGAACGTTCTTTGCAAACGATGGAGCAAGTGCAGGAGAATGTGGATGCACTGACAGCGCAGATGAAGAAGTTGTTCGTAACAGACGGTGATAATCAGGTTCGCATGGTGAACAACTACGATTGGACACACAAAATCAATGTCATTGAATTCTTGCGTGACTACGGCAAAAACTTTAACCTCAATACAATGTTGGCTAAGGATGTAGTTGCGAGCAGACTGGAAGGCGGAATCTCGTTCACCGAGTTTTCCTACCAGATCCTTCAATCCCTCGACTACCTGCACCTGTTCCAGAACGAAGATGTACAGCTTCAAATCGGCGGTTCGGATCAATGGGGGAATATCACGAGTGGTCTTGATCTGATTCGTAAAAAAGAAGGATCTGAAGCGAAGGCGTACGGTCTGACCATTCCGCTCATGCTCAAATCCGACGGTACGAAATTTGGTAAAACAGCTGGCGGGGCAATCTGGCTTGATCCGAACAAAACGACACCATTTGAATTCTACCAGTTCTGGGCGAATACAGATGACCGTGATGTGATCAAATACTTGAAATACTTTACCTTCCTGAGCAAAGAAGAAATTGAAGCTTTGGCTGAAAAGGTAGAGACAGAGCCGCACAGACGTGAAGCACAGAAAGCACTCGCGGAAGAAATGACAAAATTCGTTCACGGCGAAGAAATGCTCGAACAGGCTAAGCGTATTACAGCGGCACTGTTCAGTGGTGATATCCGTTCCCTGACAGCAGATGAAATCGAGCAGGGCTTCAAGGAAATGCCAACATTCGAAACGGACGGCGAAGCGAAAAATATCGTGGACTGGCTCGTAGATCTGGGTCTGGAGCCATCCAAACGCCAGGCGCGTGAGGATGTCACCAAAGGGGCGATTTCCATGAATGGTGAGAAAATTACAGAGCTTGAATTCACGGTGTCGGCAGAGCATGCCATTGGTGGTAAATTCATCATTATCCGTAAAGGTAAGAAGAACTACAGCCTGGTTAAACTTCAATCGTAG